A single region of the Candidatus Nanopelagicales bacterium genome encodes:
- a CDS encoding integrase core domain-containing protein — MGLTAGPVPARVDAHVKASLLDLIDHAAERGWSRRRAAAWLGVDDARCDRWTARRDAGNLEDGKPGGNPVHGLLAWEWVAIVALFESWGERDRSHRKLAHRGSRLGLVHVSESTVLRVLNAEHLILPGNPARDPIPRKPWPDWLVWKPNHIWAYDFTHFTRARRAAVAILDMVSRKWLTTVVTAEESSSQVEVAFTHALRVEGLLEVADGWGSEQLRAALAAGDADVLEQLTTNGELPLLLTVSDNGPQMRSHTTREFMAGVAIAQQFGRPHTPTDQAWIETLFGHVKGEWPHLEQIRDPGELELELELARVEYNTVRLHAAIGYVTPEDEHEGRGDAIRQRRRHGLQQARINRIEYRRNHQAETP; from the coding sequence GCCAGCCTGTTGGATCTGATCGATCACGCCGCGGAACGCGGCTGGAGTCGTCGACGGGCCGCAGCGTGGCTCGGGGTCGACGACGCCCGCTGCGACCGGTGGACGGCTCGTCGTGACGCGGGGAATCTTGAGGACGGCAAACCAGGTGGCAACCCGGTGCACGGGTTGCTGGCGTGGGAGTGGGTCGCGATCGTGGCTTTGTTCGAGAGCTGGGGTGAGCGGGACCGATCACACCGTAAACTCGCCCACCGCGGTTCCCGGCTCGGCTTGGTGCATGTGTCCGAATCGACCGTGCTGCGGGTGTTGAACGCGGAACATCTGATCCTGCCCGGCAATCCGGCCCGCGACCCGATCCCGCGCAAGCCGTGGCCGGACTGGCTGGTGTGGAAACCGAATCACATTTGGGCGTACGACTTCACCCACTTCACCCGCGCCCGCCGAGCAGCGGTCGCGATCCTGGACATGGTGTCGCGCAAGTGGCTGACCACCGTGGTCACGGCCGAGGAAAGCTCGAGCCAGGTCGAGGTCGCGTTCACCCACGCACTGCGGGTCGAGGGCCTGCTCGAGGTCGCCGACGGCTGGGGTAGCGAGCAGTTGCGCGCGGCACTGGCGGCCGGTGATGCCGACGTCCTGGAACAGCTCACCACCAACGGGGAACTGCCGCTGCTGCTGACGGTGTCGGACAACGGACCCCAGATGCGTTCCCACACCACCAGGGAGTTCATGGCCGGGGTCGCCATCGCCCAACAGTTCGGACGGCCGCACACCCCCACGGATCAAGCGTGGATCGAAACCTTGTTCGGCCACGTCAAAGGCGAATGGCCGCACCTGGAACAGATCCGCGACCCCGGAGAGCTGGAGCTTGAGCTGGAGCTTGCCCGGGTCGAATACAACACCGTCAGGTTGCACGCCGCGATCGGATACGTCACCCCCGAAGACGAGCACGAAGGCCGTGGCGACGCCATCCGGCAACGGCGACGCCACGGCCTTCAACAGGCCCGAATCAACCGGATCGAGTACCGTCGAAACCACCAGGCGGAAACACCATGA